From the Maioricimonas rarisocia genome, one window contains:
- a CDS encoding YpsA SLOG family protein, translated as MLKIVSGGQTGVDRAALDAAMGLKLPHGGWCPQGRRAEDGVIPARYQLQESKSRQYAVRTRWNVRDSDGTLILARATLNGGTALTADVAASLGRPCLVVDPASAGSANTARQWMKTHSIRVLNVAGPRESSDPGIYEVALRFLRRLLRQPVQTKRRGARSLSDVTSELLDGLQRGELETRTLSEGLAIDFAVLLQHAAPEVTLTDEELATLAKPHGITRRMEAAGQLLLRHVGMDRASIERFSGHPSDTVRGWAAYMVGGMPDLSLARRLQLVRPLADDPHFGVREWAWLALRSHIAEDVETSIARLQRWTNSRSGNLRRYAVESTRPRGVWCAHIGELKTSPEMAMPLLEPLKSDPAKYVQDSVANWLNDASKSQAEWVQELCLRWETESPTDATRRICRRAQRTLRKTGRQ; from the coding sequence GTGCTGAAGATTGTTTCCGGTGGGCAGACCGGCGTCGATCGGGCCGCTCTCGATGCGGCCATGGGGCTCAAGCTGCCCCACGGCGGCTGGTGTCCGCAGGGGCGACGGGCCGAAGATGGTGTGATTCCCGCCAGGTACCAGTTGCAGGAATCGAAGTCGCGGCAATACGCCGTGCGGACACGGTGGAACGTTCGCGACTCCGACGGAACGCTGATCCTTGCGCGGGCGACGCTCAACGGAGGAACGGCCCTCACCGCCGATGTGGCCGCGTCCCTCGGTCGCCCCTGTCTGGTGGTCGACCCGGCGTCCGCGGGGAGTGCGAACACCGCGCGACAGTGGATGAAGACGCATTCGATTCGTGTGCTCAACGTGGCCGGTCCCCGCGAAAGCAGCGACCCGGGCATCTACGAAGTGGCACTGCGGTTCCTGCGTCGGCTGCTGCGGCAACCCGTCCAGACGAAGCGACGCGGGGCGCGCAGTCTGTCGGACGTCACGTCCGAGTTGCTCGACGGTTTGCAGCGCGGCGAACTGGAGACTCGGACACTCTCGGAAGGACTCGCAATCGACTTTGCGGTCCTCCTGCAGCATGCGGCACCGGAAGTGACGCTCACTGACGAGGAGCTGGCGACGCTGGCGAAGCCGCACGGCATCACGCGGCGGATGGAGGCGGCCGGACAACTGCTGCTGCGACACGTGGGGATGGATCGGGCGTCGATCGAGCGGTTCAGCGGGCACCCCTCGGACACGGTTCGGGGATGGGCGGCGTACATGGTTGGCGGCATGCCTGACCTCAGTCTTGCGCGGCGGTTGCAACTGGTCCGTCCGCTGGCGGACGATCCGCACTTTGGTGTGCGCGAATGGGCCTGGCTGGCGCTGCGGTCGCACATTGCTGAAGACGTCGAAACATCGATCGCGCGGTTGCAGCGATGGACGAACAGCCGGTCCGGGAATCTGCGTCGATATGCGGTCGAGTCGACCCGGCCGCGCGGAGTCTGGTGTGCGCACATCGGTGAGCTGAAGACGTCACCGGAGATGGCCATGCCGCTACTGGAGCCGCTGAAATCCGATCCAGCGAAGTACGTGCAGGACTCGGTGGCGAACTGGCTGAACGATGCCTCGAAGTCACAGGCGGAATGGGTTCAGGAACTCTGCCTGCGGTGGGAAACCGAGTCGCCGACTGATGCCACCCGACGGATCTGTCGTCGGGCACAGCGAACGCTGAGAAAGACGGGCCGGCAGTGA